From a region of the Solanum stenotomum isolate F172 chromosome 2, ASM1918654v1, whole genome shotgun sequence genome:
- the LOC125856503 gene encoding protein ALP1-like, with product MEISSFLFPNQEDYPSPNFFSFFQDFDFPATTDTTAAPIAPEPLPKKRRVDDFDFDLEQVVEQGSLKSVEAILNKFLGFDKEEDKAELKLDWSSQEQFTNQSVFDFSNQQSGLIMNEKVKPMAGTNNKRSRQNSAEFISTSEEESQPQQQRRLWVKDRSKAWWEQCNSPDFPEEEFKKAFRMTRATFDMICEELESVVTKKDTMLRQAIPVRQRVAVCIWRLATGEPLREVSKRFGLGISTCHKLVLEVCTAIKGVLMPKFVQWPNDDYKMNEIKHEFQMLSGMPNVGGSIYTTHVPIIAPKVSVAAYFNKRHTERNQKTSYSVTVQGVVDPKGVFTDVCIGWPGSMSDDKVLEKSALYQRANRGQLKDTWVVGNSGYPLMDWVLAPYTRQNLTWTQHAFNEKVGEVQKVAKEAFMRMKARWSCLRKRTEVKLQDLPVVLGACCVLHNICEMRGEQLNPELRFDLFDDEMVPENIVRSMNAVQARDQIAHQLLHQNHAGTNFL from the coding sequence ATGGAAATTTCTTCTTTCCTATTTCCCAATCAGGAAGATTATCCTTCTCCTAATTTCTTCagtttttttcaagattttgacTTCCCTGCTACTACTGATACTACTGCTGCTCCGATTGCTCCTGAACCGCTTCCTAAGAAGCGAAGAGTTGATGATTTTGACTTTGATTTGGAACAAGTTGTTGAACAGGGCTCTTTGAAGAGTGTTGAGGCTATTTTGAACAAATTTTTGGGATTTGATAAGGAAGAAGACAAAGCGGAACTTAAATTGGATTGGTCATCTCAGGAGCAATTCACAAATCAATCTGTGTTTGACTTTTCGAATCAACAATCCGGGTTAATAATGAATGAGAAAGTGAAGCCAATGGCGGGTACTAATAACAAAAGGTCTCGTCAGAATTCTGCTGAATTCATTTCAACTTCGGAGGAGGAATCTCAGCCTCAACAGCAAAGGAGGTTATGGGTGAAAGACAGGTCTAAAGCGTGGTGGGAGCAGTGTAATAGCCCTGATTTTCCAGAAGAGGAGTTTAAGAAAGCGTTTAGGATGACCAGAGCAACTTTTGATATGATCTGTGAAGAATTGGAATCTGTAGTCACTAAAAAGGACACAATGCTTCGTCAAGCGATTCCAGTTCGCCAACGTGTTGCTGTCTGCATTTGGAGATTGGCTACAGGGGAGCCACTTCGTGAAGTTTCAAAGCGTTTTGGCCTAGGCATATCTACTTGTCATAAGCTTGTTCTAGAGGTTTGCACCGCGATTAAAGGCGTTCTGATGCCGAAATTCGTGCAATGGCCTAATGATGATTACAAGATGAACGAGATCAAACATGAATTCCAGATGTTATCCGGGATGCCAAATGTAGGTGGATCTATTTACACAACACATGTTCCAATAATTGCCCCAAAAGTAAGTGTAGCTGCTTATTTCAACAAAAGGCATACAGAGAGGAATCAGAAAACTTCATACTCCGTTACAGTTCAAGGTGTTGTTGATCCAAAAGGGGTTTTCACAGATGTTTGTATTGGTTGGCCTGGTTCGATGTCTGATGACAAAGTATTGGAAAAATCAGCTTTGTATCAGAGAGCAAACAGGGGACAGCTGAAGGATACTTGGGTTGTAGGAAATTCAGGATATCCATTAATGGATTGGGTATTAGCTCCTTACACACGCCAAAATCTTACTTGGACTCAACATGCTTTCAATGAAAAAGTAGGGGAAGTCCAGAAGGTTGCTAAAGAGGCGTTTATGCGAATGAAAGCAAGGTGGAGCTGCTTACGAAAGAGAACAGAAGTGAAGCTTCAAGATTTGCCTGTGGTTTTGGGGGCTTGCTGTGTATTGCATAATATTTGCGAGATGAGAGGTGAACAGCTGAATCCAGAACTCAGATTTGATCTTTTCGATGATGAAATGGTTCCAGAAAATATAGTGAGGTCAATGAATGCTGTGCAAGCTAGGGATCAGATTGCTCACCAACTCTTGCATCAAAATCATGCAGGCACCAATTTCCTTTAA